From bacterium, one genomic window encodes:
- a CDS encoding FliH/SctL family protein — MIYKSPSINGEVLIEAKEVFIGEGRTLIERLENKIRQDNEILKKLEKEIEEKRKNLLNIEEYVKKEAEEKARSILDEAAKKQEEIRDKGYKEGFSHGIEEGKRKGEIEITRVIASIKGILSSLNSLYDSSLKKIDENIILDLSLLMAKKIVKNETSIKKDVVLGNIREALKKAGNSKIRLLLNPDDIEIARGFLKEVDIAGDSSIEQGGCKIYFDFGIIDATIDNQLNVIKNECTKP; from the coding sequence ATGATATATAAATCACCATCTATAAATGGAGAGGTTCTTATAGAAGCAAAGGAGGTTTTTATAGGAGAGGGAAGAACCTTAATTGAAAGGCTGGAGAATAAAATAAGGCAGGACAATGAAATTCTAAAGAAACTTGAGAAAGAGATTGAGGAAAAGAGAAAAAACCTTTTAAATATAGAGGAATATGTTAAAAAAGAGGCAGAAGAAAAGGCGAGGTCTATTTTGGATGAGGCGGCTAAAAAGCAAGAAGAAATAAGGGATAAGGGATATAAAGAGGGATTTTCTCATGGAATTGAGGAGGGGAAAAGAAAGGGCGAAATTGAAATAACAAGGGTTATTGCATCAATAAAAGGGATTTTATCATCCCTAAATTCATTATATGATTCTTCCTTAAAAAAAATTGATGAAAATATTATCCTTGACCTTTCCCTTTTAATGGCGAAGAAGATAGTAAAGAATGAGACCTCAATTAAAAAGGATGTTGTATTAGGGAATATAAGAGAGGCATTGAAAAAGGCGGGGAATAGTAAAATAAGGCTTCTTTTAAACCCTGATGATATAGAAATTGCAAGGGGATTTTTGAAAGAGGTAGATATTGCAGGTGATTCATCTATTGAACAAGGTGGATGCAAGATTTATTTTGATTTTGGTATAATTGATGCTACAATTGATAATCAGCTTAATGTGATAAAAAATGAATGCACAAAGCCTTAA
- the fliG gene encoding flagellar motor switch protein FliG, which yields MHFAFCILHFLIMAIKATGPQKAAMLLMALGSEAAGGVFKHLNEQEIDQLTLEIAKLPKIEPTQKKEIIAEFRELLLAQEFILKGGIDYAREVLRRAIGEEGANRVIEKAINILKLKPFDFMKKADPIRLASFLSNEHPQTIAFVISNLPAGKASEVLLNLAEDIRKDVSRRIASMKSISGDFVSSIENTLKERYEKEVGAAEANIVQTDGVDSVVKILQESDRETEKAIIDAISEEDPELAEEVRKRMFIFDDLTKLDDRTVQRVLREVDSKDLALALKGASDTIKNLIFKNMPKRAQEMLKEEISYLGPKKLSEVEEVQQKIIGVIRQLEESGEIMISRGGGKGKEAIIE from the coding sequence TTGCATTTTGCATTTTGCATTTTGCATTTTCTTATTATGGCTATTAAGGCAACTGGACCACAGAAGGCGGCAATGCTTCTTATGGCATTGGGTTCTGAGGCAGCAGGGGGTGTGTTCAAACACCTAAATGAACAAGAGATAGACCAGCTTACCCTTGAAATAGCAAAACTTCCAAAGATTGAACCTACACAAAAAAAGGAAATTATTGCTGAATTCAGGGAATTGCTTCTTGCCCAGGAATTTATCCTGAAGGGAGGGATTGATTATGCAAGGGAGGTTTTAAGGAGGGCTATTGGAGAGGAAGGTGCAAATAGGGTAATTGAAAAAGCAATAAATATATTGAAGCTTAAGCCATTTGATTTTATGAAGAAGGCAGACCCCATTAGATTGGCAAGCTTTCTTTCAAATGAGCATCCTCAAACAATAGCCTTTGTTATTTCTAATCTTCCTGCAGGAAAGGCATCTGAGGTTCTCCTTAACCTTGCTGAGGATATAAGGAAAGATGTATCAAGAAGGATAGCATCAATGAAAAGCATTTCAGGAGATTTTGTTTCATCAATAGAAAATACCCTAAAAGAGAGATATGAAAAGGAGGTAGGTGCTGCAGAGGCAAATATTGTCCAAACAGATGGTGTAGATTCTGTGGTAAAGATTCTTCAAGAATCTGATAGGGAAACAGAAAAGGCAATAATTGATGCCATCTCTGAGGAAGATCCAGAATTGGCAGAAGAGGTAAGAAAGAGAATGTTTATCTTTGATGACCTTACAAAGCTTGATGATAGGACAGTACAAAGGGTTTTAAGGGAGGTTGATTCAAAGGATCTGGCATTAGCCCTTAAGGGTGCATCTGATACAATAAAAAATTTGATATTTAAAAATATGCCAAAAAGGGCACAGGAGATGCTTAAAGAGGAAATATCATATTTAGGACCAAAGAAGCTATCAGAGGTAGAGGAGGTTCAACAGAAGATAATAGGTGTAATCAGGCAATTAGAGGAATCTGGTGAAATTATGATCTCTCGTGGAGGAGGAAAGGGAAAGGAAGCAATTATAGAATGA